The Aedes albopictus strain Foshan chromosome 1, AalbF5, whole genome shotgun sequence genomic interval ACCGACTTGTGGAGTTTCAGCAGACCTTGGCTTGCGTGAGGTCCATGCTGATGTGGTTTCGCCAGCTGGTGTACCCAATCAGCTTATCGAGTTGCTCAACGATTACTATATGTTTCCTCTCCTCTGTCTTCTTCCAGGTGGCAAACCAATCACACCGACCGGCGATCAGAACCTACTGAACGGTAGTGCACCAAAGGACAGCAGTCACCCGGCGGAAAACGGTGGCAGCACAGTGGTGGACGGCGTTGCGACAAAGCTCGATGTAAGCCACTCTCCTTCACAATTCTCTCTCTTCTAAAAATGACCCTCTAAACTTTTTCCGTGTGTGTTCTCTTTCAGGCGGCGCAACTCCAGAGCCAACCAAACGGAACGAAATCTCCTCAAAAAGGTGGAGCGGCGGCGACGGCGGACGGCTCGCCTCACAAGAACGGCGGAAGTCAAGCGACGGCTGTGCCGTCCCAAACGACGTCCACAACGACCCCGGTCAGCAACCAGGTGATAGCGGGACCCCAGTCGGCGACCCACGTCGTCATCgacgagaagaagaagaaaaagtgcGCCTGCTGCGTAATACAGTAATCGGGAGAAGGGCAGCCCTGATGTATCTGCTCTGCTGTTGGGCGGTTTTCTTTTTGTCGTgacgcgtcgcgtcgcgtcgcgaAACGTCTAGTTCGCGTAGTAGGCGCAGCCGTTCGGGTGTGTACGTACGGTTTGGCTGTGTGCGTGTGAGTATCCATGATGGTTTTTGTTATTCGGTTGCGATGATAGAGGTTGCAAGTGTGTGTGTGAGTGAGAGGACCGGAGGAATTTGCTTTCGTCGTTGtcgaaaaatattattttgtttttctttgttTACATCGTTTTGTAAGAGTTTTTTAACGCCAATTTTAAGTTGCAAAGTTAGTTTAGTTTTCACATTCTCACATTAGTGACAGTCGGAAATTAGGACCAGAGAGTAAGGAAGAGTCAAGGTTACTTTACAAAAGAAAAAGAGTAtctaaattattttttatttttccgtgTGGTGACCCGGCAGAAACGCGTCACCTGAATGACAGATGAGCGAGAGAATGTTATATAACAAGTGGAAAGGAAACAAATACGATTATGTATCTCTGTGTAACTGTAAACCAATGTAACAATTTACTGTAATTTAGGACAAATAATGCTTCGAGGGTGGTTCGGTACCGGTTTGGCCCTGATCAGGGCAGGGTAGGAATGTTAGGATCCTATCGTGGGAGGAGCTGCCGGTGCCGGCCCACCGAACTATGTTTTATATATAGGATTTTAAATTAACAGACTCAGTTTCTTTATGATTATTTATACATATATTCTAAAGCATACAAAACAATGGTAATCTACTACGATTAGTATTGAGGTTAAGAGCAATGTTAGGTTCGGACATCTGCAAGGGAAGGAATGATATTTTGAAGTGCTAGATTAAAAGGTGCGAACATGGATGAGCCGTGGTCTTCTTCGGGAGTTTTTGGCAGCTCTTTTTGACATTATTTATACTTACAGAAATAATGACTTTCTAATGGACTTATCcatcgatgaactgaattcactcggtcCAAGAATTTTGTCACTAGAGCGGGGCTGTTCTCAATCAGAAtcatccaattctgattggaaacgtccccgctctagtgtcaaaattggactgagtgaattcagttcatcggtggatcagaccatggacttatccaccgatgaactgaattcatcacggtccgagaattttgacactagagcggggccgtttccaatcagaagtgaacgatttccaatcagaattgaacaattctgattgggaatggccccgctctagtgtcattCGAGGTCATCGATGCACTCGTCTATTGAATGCTCAGTGGTTCACTAAAAAGAACTCATAAACTTTGTTTCTCATAAGAAGAACTCAACTGGTCGAATGAATCAAGAACACGACCTAGAACCACTAAAAGTAATCAGACATTCACTCGATTAATAATGTGTTATGTTAGACTACTACAAGAATCGTTATCGACTCCAAACGTCAAACTTGACCACGGCTTACCATGTGCGGGCAATCGGTACGAAGAACGAAACGGTAGGAATGAATTTTTCACtcgatgttttgaaaatgtgtatatTATTTCTTAAATCAAAGCAAGCATTGCATATACAGAGAGTCAGTCACACATCCATTAGAACTGTAGAATCCACCTCCTGTCTGTCTGTTGGAATCGAGAAAAGAAAACaagaacacacacacacatcgtCAGGTACTCAGTCGGTAAAGTAGGCTACGGCGATAACGGAATAGTCTAGTAATCGCTGTTACGCAGTAGGCGCAggaaaaattgaaaacattttagtgaaaacaaaaaaacacataaaATCGTAACTAAACAGAACCACGTGATTGTTAGTTGAAGCATATTAATTAAACAactgaaaacaaacaaaaataaactAATGTTTAAAGTGTCGAAATAGTTTAACGAAACTGGAAAATCAGCATGCTTTATGTGCTACAAAAAGAATATTATAATCAAGGGATTAACAAAATTCAATGCAAGCATCCCTGTTGCAGAACGACAGTTTCACGCGCCTGCGCGCCACTCCGCTCTCCCGTAAAACTTTTGACAACAACACACAAAAAACCGTGTACCCAAACGATATCCCAAAATTAGcaaaaacagcaacaacaacaagtaATAACATCACACTGCGAAACGAAAACTAATGTGTTACAAACTACGAACAGAATAGGAAGAACAAAAACTTTTCACTACGATTCCGTAAGAACAACAACTCACTACtctatttaaaaaagaaaaaaatcgaacATCATTGACTATTTAgtggaaaacaaaaaaagaaaacttgTGTACACTTTTATGCAGAACTACTTACAAACTACGCAAAACATCTTTAAGAAGCATGAAAGAGAAGCTAACTAAACAGAAAAATCCTATTTaagagcaaatgaaaaaaaaacactataaaaGGATCATATTTACTTAGCAAATGGAACAGAcattaaacaaaacaaaaaaaaacaattacacaAACACACACAAAAGGATTATTAAACGTATATATTTTCGTACTAAACAAAGGAAAAAACAAACAGATAACGAACAAGCGAGCAGAGCATACACAGAAAAGTAGTCAGAAAAGGAGATGAGAATCGATCAAAACACAAAAGAAGTGTGGTGAGAAGCAAATGGTGGCGGAAAAGGGAAAAGGAAACGCGAGACGTGCGGGAGAAAGAGCGGAAAGTCACGTAGTAATTGCTATAAATAGTACATCACCTCACCCGCTCGCACGTACCAGACAGATGAAAATGAGAAAGCGAGAAAGAGAGAGAGCGCACGCGACAAGTTATTATTCAACAACACTATAATGGGAAGCTGGATTCGGTTGGTAAAATTCCAGAGAAAAAAGAAACGTTAAAAGCGGATGAGCGAATGTGTACAGAAATGTTTGTGAATGTGAAAACTGATGGATCGAGCTCGTTGTTCGGTAGAAGAAGTCAGAAGGCAGCCGCTACCCGATCACGGAGAGTGAGCGAAAGAAAGAGCGAACGAAAGAGAAGTGTGTAAAACCAGCAGAACAGAACCTAATCGATTAATGAGAGGAAAAAGGTGAAGAATAAGAGATGAAACAAACAACCAGAACCTAATTCAAAACTGATATAAAGAAACCTGAAGgaaataaattaaattataaaAACTTAACTAAGGCTGGGAGTGGTTGCGGTGAATGCGCTGTTGTAGTTGTGAAAGCATTGTGGGCGTAAGGTCGTTTAAGCACTTGTAGATGGGCGTCCTTTCTGTCAATCCTCTCCATTGGTAGATGTTCACCGCTGTACTGGTCGTTCCATGCTACTCAAAGTATCCATCGAATGGCTGTTTCCACCTTTTAATTTCCTCGTTTGCCTATGTGCCTACTTCGACGCTCCTTCTCAAAGAGGATGTCATGCAGGCTTATTTTCTCTCTTGTCTTCCGGATCTTGATCTGAGCTGGAGACTTCATCAGAACGTCAACCAACATGTCCTCCATTGGACAATACTTTACTTTGACGGTTCCATATGAGATCAAACTACGGACGAAACTGTATCAGGTGTCCGTCTGGTTTCCCCCATCACAGGGAACCGGATGTCCTCACTATATCTCCGCATCAGTACTATACTTCAACTTGTGGATGCCAGTGAGTGTACGTACAGCACAATTGCGTATTTTTGAACTTTGATCGCTGGTGGACTACCAGAATGTGTACTCGTTATAGCGCAAACTATGGTGGCTCCATTGAGGAAGCAATACCTCGATTGCAGCTTCGGTCCAGGGTCATTTAAGCGAACGCCAttcggccgaatgccatttggccgaatgccatttgaccgaaagggtcgtcatttggccgaatgccgtttagccGAAAAATTAATGATGAACTTTAGTGACCATGCCATTGTTCGCAGcttcagtataacttgaaagaacagcctatgagtgaaagaaggaaaaatctttgataaaattaagGCAGTTTCAacaccaactaatccctgaatatcaaaactagaaagaatagcctatgattaaaagaaggaaatatttctgatgatcatattggcagttagaacgtcaaaaacttcttctgagtTCTTTTCatcacgattcggccaaacggcattcggccaaatggccggacaccgcagCTTCAAGCTGTAGTTCTGGGCACTAGACTATCGTAGTTCATGGAAAAACATACTTTACACATGCCTTGAGGCATGTCTTTTGGAGTGACTCCAGCAACCGTCCTCTCCTGGAACATCCCCTTGTGCGTGTTGATGATCATCAGCTTCTTCGAATCGTCGTCCACCTCGACCTAAAGGTAGGCCTCAGACAAGTTGATGATGCTGAACCCGCGACATCCGGCCAACTGGAAAATCTCCGGCTTCGGCAGAGGATAGTTATTCGCTTCCAACGCATCAGTCAGTCGAATAGTTCGCACAGATGCGAACACGTCCATTGGCCTTACGGGTGGCAACGGTCGGAGCAGCCCACTCCGAGAAATCGACAGGAGAGATTACTCCCATCGACTCCAGGCGGTCATCCCATGCAAGTTCGTCCCAATTTCAACGTTCAGCTGCGGTCCGTGTATCTCTGTGCTTTAGATACCTAGATGCTTTCCATGTAAGACAGTCGGTCTAAATCTAAATCTTCTATTTGATTCAGGCGTTTCGGTTGCTTAATAATGACGTTGTCTTGGAAATCAAATATTCCTGATGATGATGAGCCTGGGCATGTTAgtgtaaaagaaaatcgggttaagtactgttccttttaattccactaagaatttgcatcctttgacagatacgtatttcgaactCAACTGTAACTGTACGAGTACTCCTAGTGAGtggagtcaagtacgagacactgaaaacGACCTAACAGTGGAGGTCGaagtacgtatctgtcaaaagatgcaaattcttagtggaattaaaagaaacagtacttttaacccgattttcttttttcacaAATATTCCTGTCGATGCTGGATCGGCTGTTTTTCCTTTGATGACGATACTGAAATCGTCGGCGTATTgcacaagaattacgccttcttcTCTGATTTCGTGCAGTTTGCTAGTGTAGACGTTGAATAAGGTGGGTGACATTATGTCCCCCTGTGGAAGGCCATCACTAACCTGTCGGGTTATGACCTTTCCATTTACCCTCATGTTTATTCGtctgttccttgggaattctgtgGCCCAACTATACAGCTCCAAGGGGATGCCTTTCTCAGTCATGATTTCTTAGAGTTTTTctgatttaaccctcgagcgatcgcgctgttgttttttgtacaacacattgaaaaatcTCGCTATTCAGCTCTGTTGTCTTAATCTCTGTTGTCGAACTGGCTTCCAGCTAGGGACGCACTGAAATATACCGATACTATTGTACTATTCAGCCTCAGCACTCTTATTGCCACTGCTTGAGTGTGTTTGCTGAGGGTCGGTAATTGTATTGGCTGATATCTCAAATCGTTTAGGAAATAGATGGCAACACCACCGTAGCCGTCCTCTCTTGACTGCAATATCCGGTGGTATTTTGGTATGTCGTAGTCGTATTCCTGTCTTCCATATCCAACGCCGTCCATGTTTCTGATGAAATCGCTGCTACATAATTTCCTTGCTGAAGAACTCTGGAGATTTCATCTTTATTTTTGAACACACACTGTACATTACACCGTAGGATTTTCGCGCATTTAGCCATTGTTTCTTCTCAGATCGTCTTTTCTCCTCCTATTCTTCTCTTCTCTCCTCTTCTTCTAGTTATTCTCTCTTTTCTTCCCTTCTTTTCTTCTCACTTCTTCTTTGCCACTTTTCTTTTCTTCCTTTTTATCACTTTTCTTCTCTTTTCCTCTTAATCACTTTTCTTCTCGCTTTTTTTCACTACTCTTTTTCTCTTCTTCATTCTTCTGCGCTTCTCTCCATTTCTTCCCATCTTACCTTTTCTACTCTTTAACTGACTCTATGTCTAGACTCTATGTCTAGATGTTCTTTCGACCACTTCTTGAACCTTTCCATCATTTCACTATCACTATCTTCATGAACAATAAAGTCCGTGTAGAACTTCTTGAGTATGCTGTTCACCTGCTTTGTCGCTTCATTTTTTGCCGCCTCTCTTTCCTTCTGCATGACTTGATTCCATTTTTCACTCTCGCTGGTTTTGTGTGGGTTATTGAGCTCTATGCCTGGTGCCAATAGCAAATGGCATTGCTCCACTATTTGTTTATGCTGCTTCTGCATTCCGCTTTCACCTCCGTTTCTTAGTCGTTTGATTTGACTTGCTCCACTCTTCTCGTCCCGTTCATTCGCCACTTTCTGTTGTGCCGCATTCACTACTGCTAGCTTCTTATCATCATTTGATCTTGACCGCTGCTGTTTCGGCGCATTGTTCCTCGCAACAGTGTAAGCAAAGTGTTACGTATCGACGGAAACTCTTTCATTCTGCTCAACGGTTCATAGTAGTTTGAAATCTTTGCCCGTATCAACCTGCGAGCTTCCATCTGAGTGCGGTTTTGCTTGGACATGAGACCTGAATGCATTTTGACGCCTTGTTTCGTCGCGTGACGTCACGCCAGATAGGTGTTCTTGTGACTTACAGTAAGTGCATTTTGCTGTTCTTTGCAGTTGATGAACTCTTCTTCATTTTCGTGAGTTTTGCCGCAGTTACTGCACCTTTGTCTCCCCCTGCAGTTGTCTGTCTTGTGTCCATAGCATAGGCAGTTTGAACAGAAAATCAGCTTCTAAGGACTGtttaatttataaaacggacaactttacaaggctataaaaagaagacgcgttgttcaaatttaaccacccttgcttcgttgttcagtacatcacccttcattatagtaatgatttttgaatctaataaaaatatttttgtgtCATAAAAAATAGGCCAGGTtttaaataaggtgaattttacgattgctgaaaattgaacatatatataaaattacttttcacatatggtatatcgtttttaatatcagaaaagtatgtgccatgctgcagcagcatgagtaataaacattgtGGCAAAGTTTAAACTCATTTGTAAtattagttgttgaaatattaaagtctcaagtgagattcgttttttttttgattaaaattcaattgtataGCAAAGAGGGCATGAAATTATCCAATAAACAATTTTGTATGCATCTAGTAGAAAgaggaataatgtggtttcaaatgcagaaaactgcttcttaatagcaccgctggtttggttactgtgtgccattacaggcacagtaatcaaaacagtttcattctttgaaggttcttccaaataacaatgcaacctaatgaaaattttacataacaatgatgttggaaataaaaatttacatgcgattgttattaaataaggtgtacaataacataggaccaactttgttgaaaataaataataacaatattcgctagagtcgaaaatctgcatcaaaggAGCAAAAATTATGCAATTTTTTACTATGACTATCTTTATGGATTTAATTTTTGATGAAGATtgcaattaaagtatttttttcttctgcattATTCAAAAAGCAATAttatactactctggacaaatttttagccgaattcgttgtgctattgcatcacaggacttaaatcaatatttttttcaaatttctttgtaaacaaggcaactcactatatcaagctaaAGGCTGCctggtgcattattactaaccaactattgagctttacttttagtagaatagtataagattccaatacattaaaaacttcatgaaaatttgcatgtttagtatgtggaaatttatgtcgaattttgagaaatgggtattattgatgttttacgaaaaccgcttcagttacacaatagaaaacattttgcttaatgttatatttttcctacatttgagaatagctatagaaagttatgcaaaaaaatgataatgatttcattgaaaaataaaaaagatatcgcacaagcaagttgtccgttttataaattgaacagtccttatgcaaACGGATACTCTTGTTGGGCAACAGAACACCATCACGCTATCACATCCATGTAACTGGTTGAAAACGATAAGCGTTTTCAACCGAAAGATTAGCAACACATCCGTTGCTCTCAGCAATGTCCGACTAACTGACTTCAATTTCGTTTCTGAGACCGCTGCAGCAGTAGCCTGGCGCTAGCTTCGCGCCAGCTTTACACACCTGTCTCGCTCCTCTCTTACTTTTCTTTCAAGAGAGTGACAGTTGATTGCTTCCACTGAAAATGTCTACACAAATTCAATAACTAGCTGAGCAGTACGCTTCCAAAAACAAGGCAAGCTAATGAAAACAGTATAATTCATAAATTGTGGAATCTTCAGATTTTGGTGATAGTTCTAAccaatattatttttattactaAAATGCTACTAACGAATATCATAACATCTATCCCACAGCTAGCTCCTTTGATCGAAAGGTTACACTCACTCGCAGACTCAGTACCCTGTTTCCATCAGCGTACCGATGTAGTCGTTTGACACTCATACTGGAACTTTTGACTGAATGTCTTCAAGTTTGCTTCAAGTATTTCCTCCTCCGTTATATCAATCGGAATGCCAGCGATGACACCCGTAATAAGGCAATCCTTTTGCGATGGGGTGACAGTCAAAAGTGtaaacttaacaaagtttcgtcaagtgtcgtcggtgctttacaaatttctttgtgttcaactgtcaccccgatcatcgaatgtcaaaaatacatggtaaacaaaaaaaatcaactgatcgcatctgtctcatggattgccttatgcagtatcacggagaaaaatataaagttatgtcaatcatattacggtcccaaacaagcatatttgtgcactgacttttatataatcctttTTTGAGATTGTATCACGCATAATATAATAGGTCGAAGAATGATGGAAGcatgaattaaacagaataagATTTGATTAAAGCAAGAAATATGGTTCATTCAACCATATtatgcttacatcaacaatatttatggttgATTGTTTGACAGCTCACTTTTTCTCATGGTGGAGTCAAGCATGTTTATGCCTAACTTAACCCTCAACTTGAGGGTTCAACTAACTATAGGTGAATCCGAATGGTCCGccattgtagaggcgctgagtgagataaggagaaaatcgtttgtttacataaaaaatcagctttttTGTCACcaaaatttactcatattttgcaccggtagttgctattttccattggcaatgacttctaatatcatcattctcggtgcccacgccgacagacatcggattggtcagctaacaaaaaatccggaagattgcccgccggaggcatagcaagagctcctcaaattaatcacataaattgttcgtaagtacctaccggatctaaacgcatctgaaagagaattaaattttcttttctaaaagtgctcgtttgtttctctacgatgcgcaaTTCGAtataaaaagtgaaaaaagtgcactttgcctatgctgcgccatgtgaaattttggaggaaccccgtttttcatagggttctcattcctgccaccagatgcggagggatcgttagcttccgttggatttacctatatcGGATGGTTGGTTAAAGCATACACTGAGAATCGTTCAAATGATGTTTTTATTATTTCTAAAATCATTAAAATCCTTATAtttaggcacagagaacagacatccaagcctatagaaaattttctcgaatgctgtgtaaggattcaatttttttagcgttgataacactagcgtcacctatgcggcaaattgccacagtcagtggtgagtacgcatatctagataagttttatattgaccaccgacaacagcgtgggaactttgTGACATCAGCGCCACCACgaagttgccacttgtgttgccatttcaaatgaccgttaaattccttacacaactttggaactggacttggatgtctgttctctgtgatttaggATAAACGCGTAAATAAAGTGATTAGAAAATGTTacggattcttcttcttcttcttcttctttgtggctctacgtccccactgggacttggcctgcctcgcttcaacttagtgttctttgagcacttccacagttattaattgaagggctttctttgcctgccattgcatgaatttgtatattgtgaggcaagtacaatgatacactatgcccagggagtcgagaaaattttttcgaccggaacgggaatcgaacacgccgtctctggattggcgatccatagccttaaccactaagctaactggagaccccgaaatGTTACGGATATTAGAACTTTAATGGCTTGAGATAGTTATTAAACTCCGAGACAATTCGTCAACCAATGTATATCTTCACGATAAATTTGCAGCTATGATATACCATTATTGTTGGCTGAaaacaaaataattaaaatacacTTAATATAGAAGTAAAACTTTGGTATATACATACCCACAGAATCCAAAAGAATTCGACAGAATTGAACTCATCTCTTACAACTGCCGCCGCCATGATGAACAAATATATTAACGCTTTGTGGCTGAGTCGGCAACAGCCAGACATATATGCTTGGTTCAGGCATTGGATGGTTGATCTTCAATGACGTTGATTCAAATGAAAAATATGCCTGGTGCAAACATCAAATCATTGTAAATCAACCATTTGAAGCTGTTAGATATACCAAGAATATCTTCGAATCTTGATATAACTATGTCAAAAGTTATATCGACCAGACAACATTTCGGTCCGTGTTTCGCTCATTGGTGCTCCCTACTGTACTGACATAGTCGTTTctcccgctgccttggtcctccaccTCCATGTATTCGCTCTCAACACCATTCagatgctcatcgaagtgctgcttccacctttcaatcaccgtccgtcaagaggctcccaTTCTTACCCCTTaatttcgactcgcggcacgaagccgttggggAGTGTCCATAAACTATGGCAAGCTTTGGGGAGACGTtcttgcgggatgtgttgagcttcttaCAGAACTACCATGTTTCTtaagaacgacacagcagttccatttcctcgtacTCCGTTTCtaccaggtggcgctttttctaccGAAAGAGACAAGTTTGCTgtgtccgcttctgtttgtatcgttctacGTTCTGCCAGGttacatgctgcagcattattgcccgcgctgcattcttctcgtcctctagaggggccacatcgaaccCACCCTTGCTGTCTGTGGTAAATAAGGTTAGATTAGATAATCATAGTAGGTGACGACATAGGCTAGACGTAAGATGATTTGTAAAATGACGGACATTCAATAAACAACCCTTGAACTGGAAACAAGTCGTTACTTTAGTTCAGAATTGGGATAACAAAACCCAGGATGTTCATGAGAAACCAGGAGCATTCGGAAGCTAACGGTTCGGAAAATTTCGGAAGTCGACTTCCTTTTGCGAATCAGCAAAATCCAGCCGAAGGAAATAATTCTGGAGTTCAAATATCACTGGATGAATCTTCAACTAGCAGGTGCGATTGTCGAGCGAAAGAGAAGGATGGTTCAAAGCATTTTTCACAAACTGAACGTGATGAGAGATTTCAATCATTTTCCGGAGAAGGATCGAATCGGACTTTCAAtttgaatgaaatattttttctatTGCCGGACTATTTGGGAATCAGCAGAgaaaatgttgaactttttgtgaacaTGGCTCAACAAATGAAAGTAATTTTCAAGATCGATGATGATATTATGAAGCTCATTGTATTGAAGCATTTGAAAGGAAGGGCGGAAAACTGGTTCATGTCGCAGACGAATTTGATGTCAATGGATCTTCAGGAAATGTTTAGGAAATTGAGAGAAGTTTTTTCAGCGGATAGAAGTTAAATGAAATTGTACAGACAGTTGGAATCAAGAAAATGGTATTTTGGTGAATCCTTTGGAGAATACTGTAGCGAAAAACTATTGACGCAGTAGGCAATCGCCCTAATGCCCCACCCTGGTTACGCCCttggcagtggcgtagcaaggggggtgcgatgggtgcggtccgcaccgggcccccgaattcagggggcctccaaatcaagaaagtttttttttttaatttttattaacgtgtattttaacttaaatgctaattctacactcaaatcAAGAAAGGTTTCTAACACTATAAAGTTCTTCTAACacttgaataaagttctttaaatagcaaaagttcaacacttcgcagaactgctgataggtatgtggggccccttcgtgattatcaagagtttt includes:
- the LOC134285018 gene encoding uncharacterized protein LOC134285018 encodes the protein MVNSTATTPSQIHGGALYYVVEVPREEYMKQCAAQAHAAASAGGYPNASYQAQYAAHHQQFQNVHNTTILARLNSTESGWDNPFRPGGDLSREADEIVNLIKGGKPITPTGDQNLLNGSAPKDSSHPAENGGSTVVDGVATKLDAAQLQSQPNGTKSPQKGGAAATADGSPHKNGGSQATAVPSQTTSTTTPVSNQVIAGPQSATHVVIDEKKKKKCACCVIQ